Proteins encoded within one genomic window of Dyadobacter chenhuakuii:
- a CDS encoding ATP-binding protein, protein MFLERDIYPSLVQHLPKRQITVLTGMRRTGKTSLVKQLLAQSNIQQKHYFDLERIDIRAIFSEPNYETIIHALTQQGTDFSKKVLIAIDEIQLVPNLPSVLKYLYDTYDIKFIVTGSSAYYMKNQFSESLAGRKKIFEIFPLHFGELLKFNGVSAIPLNFSQSANYISSEYERLKMYYDDYINFGGFPEVVLADSAADKRDLISDILSSYINFDLNLLSDIRDPTNLYKLIKLLSVRIGTKLDVSKITSVIGIPRATVENYLELLEKSYLIKTIPVLSTSPDREIVKAKKVYFLDNGVASLSGELGSGSKFENAVFNQLMHKGEVAYYQLKTGREIDFVVDKNYCFAVKETATETDLKNVQSLAKNLEIATCYVIGRHPVKKFEGFIWGGFIR, encoded by the coding sequence ATGTTTTTAGAAAGAGACATATATCCTTCATTAGTTCAACATTTGCCAAAAAGACAGATAACTGTCTTAACGGGGATGAGAAGAACTGGCAAAACTTCCTTGGTTAAGCAGCTTCTTGCACAGTCGAACATCCAACAAAAGCATTATTTCGATCTTGAAAGGATAGACATTAGAGCCATCTTTTCAGAACCTAATTATGAAACCATAATCCACGCGCTAACACAGCAAGGGACAGATTTTTCAAAGAAAGTGTTGATCGCCATTGACGAGATTCAGCTGGTGCCTAACCTCCCAAGCGTCCTGAAATACTTATACGACACTTATGACATTAAATTCATTGTGACGGGATCAAGTGCTTACTATATGAAAAATCAATTTTCGGAGTCGCTTGCAGGTAGGAAAAAGATTTTTGAGATTTTTCCGCTCCATTTTGGCGAGCTCCTTAAATTTAATGGTGTCAGCGCGATTCCCTTGAATTTTAGCCAGTCGGCGAATTATATCTCCTCGGAATATGAGCGTCTTAAAATGTATTATGACGATTATATCAATTTTGGGGGTTTTCCAGAGGTAGTTCTGGCTGATTCTGCGGCTGACAAGCGAGACCTGATCAGCGACATTTTAAGCTCCTATATTAATTTCGACCTTAATTTATTATCCGACATTCGCGATCCAACCAACTTGTATAAACTTATTAAATTGCTCTCTGTTCGCATCGGGACGAAATTGGATGTCTCGAAAATTACAAGTGTTATCGGCATACCGCGGGCAACGGTTGAAAACTATCTTGAACTTTTGGAAAAAAGCTACCTAATCAAAACAATTCCAGTTCTTTCCACAAGTCCTGATCGCGAAATTGTAAAAGCAAAGAAAGTTTATTTTTTAGATAATGGTGTTGCCTCATTATCAGGCGAATTAGGAAGTGGTTCTAAATTCGAAAATGCAGTTTTTAATCAACTAATGCATAAAGGAGAAGTAGCTTATTATCAGCTTAAAACGGGTCGGGAAATCGATTTTGTCGTCGATAAAAACTATTGCTTTGCGGTGAAAGAAACGGCAACTGAGACAGATTTGAAAAATGTTCAATCCTTGGCTAAAAATTTGGAGATCGCAACATGCTACGTGATAGGAAGGCATCCGGTTAAAAAATTCGAAGGGTTCATTTGGGGAGGTTTTATCAGGTAA
- a CDS encoding STN and carboxypeptidase regulatory-like domain-containing protein yields MNQTFTKLNTIKYIIIILIMPCATYAQGILNKTVSVSAQKQPVSEVLKNISDQGKFYFSYNSNIISGDSLVTLNVARQPVRQVLDQLFSNKYQYREKGDYLIILPAAKEKVFYISGHIFDQETNVPIDYASVYSRQLLVSTLSDDAGHFRIRIKDRSLPLNLTISKVGYGDTTIVINEESADLRINILQKAVDLDPLIVRYSEGESTWLGRFFLSAKLRAQSRNIGRFFVALPYQASLTPGLGTHGRMSSQVVNKFSLNLLGGYTAGVNGAEIAGGFNISKQDVRYAQIAGLFNVVSGDVKGAQVAGFLNHILDSLSGVQVSGFAGSVKKNVRGAQVSGFLSRSAGPLRGVQVSGALSILGDRSSGAQISGAYNHASEDFNGVQVGGGVNVVKGNLSGGQISGGINIGKREVRGFQLATINVARRLHGTQLGIVNIADSSSGLSLGLINIIKKSTSNISVYANDVTPLNVAWKMGTHKFYSILMVGSTTGGQNKVLTFGAGIGREFFPFKKVGFFTEILNQNIYTTSWDKLPFIYRFQTALTYKLNKRLMLFAGPSFNIYDSDGFQTEKGYKSFPPKGYPDFKIGNKNMTSWIGWQGGLSWRYGRL; encoded by the coding sequence ATGAATCAGACTTTTACGAAACTGAACACGATAAAATACATTATTATCATACTAATTATGCCCTGTGCAACCTACGCGCAGGGCATTCTGAATAAAACCGTGAGCGTATCCGCGCAAAAACAACCCGTTTCAGAAGTATTAAAAAACATCAGCGACCAGGGAAAATTTTACTTTTCCTATAACAGCAACATTATTTCCGGCGATAGCCTGGTAACATTAAATGTAGCCCGGCAACCCGTCAGGCAGGTTTTGGACCAGTTGTTCAGCAACAAATATCAATACAGGGAAAAAGGTGATTACCTGATCATTCTTCCCGCGGCGAAGGAAAAAGTGTTTTATATAAGCGGTCATATTTTCGATCAGGAAACCAATGTGCCCATTGACTACGCCAGCGTTTATTCAAGGCAGTTACTGGTTTCAACATTGTCTGACGACGCCGGGCATTTCAGGATACGCATCAAAGACCGGAGCTTGCCTTTAAACCTGACAATCAGCAAAGTGGGTTATGGGGATACGACGATCGTGATCAATGAGGAAAGTGCAGATCTTCGGATAAATATTCTACAAAAAGCGGTTGACCTCGATCCACTCATCGTCCGCTATTCCGAAGGCGAATCGACGTGGCTTGGCCGTTTTTTCCTTTCCGCAAAGCTTCGCGCGCAAAGCCGCAACATTGGCCGTTTCTTTGTCGCATTGCCCTACCAGGCGTCATTGACACCAGGTTTGGGAACACATGGGCGGATGAGCTCGCAGGTTGTGAACAAATTTTCGCTTAATCTTCTGGGCGGTTATACGGCTGGCGTAAATGGCGCAGAAATAGCCGGGGGCTTCAATATTTCAAAGCAGGATGTGCGCTATGCCCAGATCGCGGGCCTCTTTAATGTGGTTTCGGGTGATGTAAAAGGCGCCCAGGTGGCTGGTTTTCTGAATCACATTCTTGACTCGCTGAGCGGCGTCCAGGTTTCCGGATTTGCTGGGAGTGTCAAAAAAAATGTACGTGGTGCGCAAGTCAGTGGATTTTTGAGCCGTTCCGCAGGGCCGTTGCGCGGTGTGCAGGTGTCAGGTGCATTGAGCATTCTTGGTGATAGATCGAGCGGTGCGCAGATTTCGGGGGCTTATAACCACGCTTCGGAAGATTTCAACGGTGTACAGGTTGGCGGTGGGGTTAATGTAGTCAAAGGAAACCTTTCGGGGGGACAAATTAGCGGGGGGATCAACATAGGCAAGCGTGAGGTGCGCGGGTTTCAGCTCGCGACCATAAATGTGGCAAGGCGGCTTCACGGAACGCAGCTGGGCATTGTTAACATTGCGGACAGTTCGTCGGGTTTGAGTTTAGGGTTGATCAATATTATCAAAAAAAGCACTTCCAATATTTCTGTTTATGCCAATGACGTTACGCCTTTGAATGTGGCCTGGAAGATGGGGACGCACAAATTTTACAGCATACTCATGGTCGGATCCACCACAGGCGGACAAAACAAGGTCCTTACTTTCGGTGCTGGAATAGGGCGGGAATTTTTTCCATTCAAAAAGGTTGGCTTCTTCACCGAAATCCTAAATCAGAACATTTACACCACCAGCTGGGATAAGCTGCCCTTCATTTACCGCTTCCAAACTGCCCTTACTTACAAGCTGAATAAACGCCTGATGCTCTTCGCCGGCCCGTCATTCAATATTTACGACAGCGACGGCTTCCAAACCGAAAAAGGCTACAAATCCTTCCCCCCAAAAGGTTACCCCGACTTCAAGATTGGCAACAAAAACATGACTTCCTGGATCGGCTGGCAAGGTGGTTTAAGCTGGCGTTATGGTAGGTTGTAG
- a CDS encoding zeta toxin family protein, with the protein MPELFVITGPNGAGKSSNANILNLKLTNLPVFDGDKLFYQLLDKHYKMTKVAKYARELAEEDLQNIFEEQVISAITGYKDYAYEGHFSTESSWKTVRRFQQAGYKINMTFLALENVNISLQRVAVRVSQGGHHVAPAHIYENFYGNIKLLDQNLSLITKLTFIDNSSMNAVHILTLENWEISFIRKTRLPKWMQHNMPELMKIIRNFDSN; encoded by the coding sequence ATGCCTGAGCTGTTCGTTATCACGGGACCAAATGGCGCCGGAAAGTCTTCAAATGCCAACATTTTAAATTTAAAGCTCACTAACCTTCCGGTTTTTGATGGTGACAAACTATTTTATCAATTGCTGGATAAGCATTATAAGATGACCAAAGTCGCCAAGTATGCCCGTGAGTTGGCGGAAGAAGACCTTCAAAATATCTTCGAAGAACAGGTTATTAGCGCTATTACGGGATATAAGGACTATGCCTACGAAGGACATTTCAGCACCGAAAGTTCCTGGAAAACCGTCAGGCGGTTTCAACAAGCGGGATATAAGATTAATATGACTTTCCTGGCACTTGAAAACGTTAACATATCCTTACAGAGGGTTGCTGTGCGCGTTTCACAGGGAGGACATCATGTTGCGCCTGCTCACATTTACGAAAACTTTTACGGTAACATCAAATTACTGGATCAAAACTTATCCTTGATAACCAAGCTCACGTTTATCGACAACAGTTCCATGAATGCCGTACACATTCTCACATTGGAGAATTGGGAAATCAGTTTTATCAGGAAGACGAGATTACCGAAATGGATGCAGCATAATATGCCCGAACTGATGAAGATTATCCGGAATTTTGACTCGAATTAA
- a CDS encoding hydrogen peroxide-inducible genes activator, whose amino-acid sequence MNIQQLEYIVAVDNYRHFVQAAEHCNVTQPTLSMMIRKLEEELAVKIFDRTKQPIVPTGIGREIIDQAKTILREASRMNEIAKHFNGDLSGELRIGIIPTIAPYLLPHFVNPFISHYPDIKLHVSEMITERIISELKLGNLDVGIIASLSEESSLQEIPLYKERFYAYVSENTDLYAKKYILPADIEPNELWLLEEGHCFRTQIQRLCELSRNSQFGSSFSYRSGSIETLIRMVEKNGGITILPEMAVMELSDVRKKHIRSFQFPEPAREVCLLVNREQMKTRLIDALKTGITAYLPQEIFETNKEIRIL is encoded by the coding sequence ATGAATATTCAACAACTGGAATACATTGTAGCCGTTGATAATTACCGGCATTTTGTTCAGGCGGCTGAACATTGCAATGTGACCCAGCCTACGCTTTCAATGATGATCCGTAAGTTGGAAGAAGAATTAGCTGTTAAAATTTTTGACCGGACAAAGCAGCCGATTGTCCCAACCGGAATTGGCCGTGAAATAATTGATCAAGCCAAAACGATTTTGCGCGAAGCATCGCGGATGAATGAGATCGCCAAACATTTCAATGGTGATTTATCGGGCGAATTGCGGATTGGGATCATTCCAACCATTGCTCCTTATCTGCTGCCGCATTTTGTAAATCCATTTATCAGTCATTATCCGGACATCAAGCTGCATGTGTCTGAAATGATTACGGAAAGGATCATTAGTGAGTTAAAACTGGGCAATCTGGATGTGGGGATCATTGCATCGCTATCCGAAGAAAGCAGCTTGCAGGAAATCCCACTGTATAAGGAACGCTTTTACGCCTATGTTTCGGAAAACACTGATTTATATGCCAAAAAATATATCCTGCCAGCAGATATCGAACCCAATGAACTCTGGCTGCTGGAAGAAGGACATTGTTTCCGCACGCAGATCCAGCGACTTTGTGAGTTGAGCCGGAATAGTCAGTTTGGCAGTAGTTTCAGTTACCGGTCGGGCAGTATTGAAACGTTGATCCGGATGGTTGAAAAGAACGGAGGCATTACTATTTTGCCCGAAATGGCGGTTATGGAGCTTTCTGACGTCCGAAAAAAACATATCCGGAGCTTTCAGTTTCCCGAGCCAGCGCGTGAAGTTTGCCTGCTGGTGAACCGCGAACAAATGAAAACAAGGCTTATAGATGCGTTGAAAACAGGAATTACTGCCTATTTGCCGCAGGAAATTTTTGAAACAAATAAGGAAATAAGGATTTTGTAA
- a CDS encoding lysophospholipid acyltransferase family protein has protein sequence MQTLPWREGRGLTAVLFRKGTASLSVHIWRSIARLIYLIFKHIWPYRKNVILKNLAICFPELSNAETAGLADRYYRHLADLIIEPFLVRKLSPQDLAKFVSYGNQSVLHQLIKEKKDIVLMVSHYGNWEYLFSLPLLTDCNVLAAYSPVSNRMLNEKLKGLRSRFGVKLVPKTHWYRSVINWQDTKPAIFINIADQRPADAGKHVIQFFRHNTYIQTGAARMAIRRNSAVVYLDVQQRGVNKYNFRFNLLVKDAARMTETEIMKLYYAELEKSIKRQPELWLWSHNRWKFGFPGALPQKHINVDSAKSVRQS, from the coding sequence GTGCAAACTTTGCCTTGGAGAGAAGGGCGGGGACTTACCGCTGTTCTCTTCCGGAAGGGCACCGCGAGCCTGTCCGTTCACATCTGGCGATCAATTGCTCGCTTGATTTATCTGATATTCAAGCACATTTGGCCTTATCGCAAAAATGTGATCCTCAAAAATCTGGCGATCTGTTTTCCTGAACTTTCAAATGCAGAGACAGCTGGGTTGGCCGATCGGTATTACAGGCATCTGGCGGATCTTATTATTGAGCCTTTCCTGGTGCGTAAACTGTCGCCGCAGGACCTTGCAAAGTTTGTTAGCTATGGCAATCAGTCTGTTTTGCATCAGTTGATAAAGGAAAAAAAGGACATTGTGCTCATGGTTTCACATTATGGCAATTGGGAATATTTGTTTTCCCTGCCGCTGCTAACCGATTGCAATGTGCTTGCCGCTTACTCGCCAGTCTCAAACAGAATGTTGAACGAAAAACTGAAAGGGCTGAGAAGCCGCTTTGGCGTGAAGCTGGTCCCGAAGACTCATTGGTATCGCTCGGTAATCAATTGGCAGGATACGAAGCCCGCCATTTTTATCAACATTGCGGACCAGAGACCCGCCGATGCGGGCAAACATGTCATTCAGTTCTTTCGCCATAATACGTATATACAGACAGGTGCAGCACGGATGGCGATCCGACGGAATAGTGCCGTGGTGTATCTGGATGTCCAACAACGTGGCGTGAACAAATATAATTTTCGATTTAACCTGCTAGTGAAGGACGCAGCAAGAATGACCGAAACAGAAATTATGAAACTGTATTATGCAGAGTTGGAAAAGAGTATCAAGCGCCAGCCGGAGTTATGGCTTTGGTCTCACAACAGATGGAAATTTGGTTTTCCTGGCGCTTTACCTCAAAAGCATATAAATGTTGATTCAGCAAAAAGTGTGAGGCAGTCGTAA
- a CDS encoding RNA polymerase sigma-70 factor, translating to MNVAIADHVTYLSRDREAEFERVFKAHFKGLHAYACTILRDDIMAEEMVQNVFCRLWEKTDHIEIKESVSGYLYRSVYHESLNYIKHLKVRDAYQTYAINQMEHSNNTSHPLELKELEQRLDKALKELPEKCRTIFQMSRFEELKYQEIADRLQLPLKTVENQMGKALRLLRLKLVDFLPASILLFLLS from the coding sequence ATGAACGTAGCCATCGCGGATCACGTGACATATTTAAGCAGGGATCGGGAAGCGGAGTTTGAACGGGTTTTTAAAGCACACTTCAAGGGACTTCACGCCTATGCCTGCACCATTCTGCGGGACGATATTATGGCCGAGGAAATGGTGCAGAATGTGTTTTGCCGGCTTTGGGAAAAAACGGATCACATTGAGATCAAGGAATCGGTCAGCGGCTATCTCTACCGCTCGGTTTATCATGAAAGTCTTAATTATATCAAACATTTGAAAGTGAGGGACGCCTACCAAACGTATGCAATTAACCAAATGGAACACAGCAATAACACCTCCCATCCGCTGGAACTGAAAGAGCTTGAACAGCGCCTGGACAAAGCCCTCAAAGAATTGCCCGAAAAGTGCAGAACGATTTTCCAGATGAGCCGTTTTGAAGAACTGAAATACCAGGAAATCGCCGACCGCCTGCAATTGCCATTAAAAACAGTTGAAAATCAAATGGGTAAGGCACTGCGTCTGCTGCGCCTGAAACTGGTTGATTTCCTGCCCGCATCCATACTTTTATTTCTCCTCAGCTAA
- the alaS gene encoding alanine--tRNA ligase gives MTSHQIRQAFLDFFRSKQHLIVPSAPLVAKNDPTLMFNNSGMAQFKDFFLGNGTPPSRRIADTQKCLRVSGKHNDLEDVGFDTYHHTMFEMLGNWSFGDYFKKEAITWAWELLTEIYKLPKDRLYVSVFEGDSKDGVPFDQEAWDLWKPIVGEDRIILGNKKDNFWEMGDTGPCGPCSEIHIDLRPASEVAEISGKSLVNNDHPQVVEIWNLVFMQFERKADSSLVPLPATHVDTGMGFERLCMAVQAKTSNYDTDVFQNTIQVLETLSGKRYGVNDEPFADIAMRVIADHIRAVAFAITDGQLPSNNKAGYVIRRILRRAVRYGYSYLGFQEPFFYKLVPVLAEQFKDVFTDLKSQEEFVTRVILEEEKSFLRTLESGLKRLDVIVHSLKEKGINTIAGNEVFELSDTFGFPVDLTALIAREKGFQIDETGFQDALREQKNRSRQDAAKEATDWIELREADGVEFLGYDFEETHSQIIKYRKVKTKTGEEYHIVLDRTPFYAEMGGQVGDTGVLLLDNGLPDGKRTIRIMDTKKENDLFVHISLDKNLDDALQNAGIIVAKIDSDRREKIMANHSATHLMLSAMREVLGTHIGQKGSYLNDEVLRFDFSHFAKVTDEELQKIEDRVNEKIREDIALDERRNVPIKQALDQGATATFGEKYGDFVRLIIFDPTYSFELCGGTHIPSTGQIGVFKFISEGSVSAGVRRVEAVTGAKALDIMREQEATLTRIKDLLKNPTDLIKAVESLLDERNALQKRIVSLENEKIQSLKTTLIDNMKKHSTFNLIVEKVDVPNADSLKQLSYELRDQIENLIAIFGTEIAGKPQLSVFIAENIVHETGLNAGKIVKDLAKEIRGGGGGQPFFATAGGSDASGLDAALDKAKGLF, from the coding sequence ATGACCTCGCATCAAATACGTCAGGCTTTTCTTGATTTTTTTAGGAGTAAACAACATTTAATTGTGCCTTCGGCACCTTTGGTGGCTAAAAACGACCCTACCCTCATGTTTAACAACTCGGGGATGGCGCAGTTTAAAGACTTCTTTCTGGGCAATGGCACGCCTCCCTCCCGCCGTATTGCGGATACTCAGAAATGCCTCCGGGTTTCAGGAAAACACAATGATTTAGAGGACGTTGGTTTTGATACTTATCATCATACCATGTTTGAAATGCTGGGGAACTGGTCTTTTGGCGATTATTTTAAAAAAGAGGCAATTACATGGGCGTGGGAGCTTTTGACGGAGATTTACAAACTTCCGAAAGACCGGCTTTATGTGTCGGTTTTTGAGGGTGATTCCAAAGATGGCGTTCCGTTTGATCAGGAGGCCTGGGATCTCTGGAAGCCGATCGTGGGTGAAGACCGCATTATTTTAGGTAATAAAAAAGACAATTTCTGGGAAATGGGCGATACAGGTCCGTGTGGTCCTTGCTCAGAAATCCATATCGATTTGCGCCCTGCCTCGGAAGTGGCGGAAATTTCCGGGAAATCGCTGGTTAATAATGATCATCCACAGGTTGTAGAGATCTGGAACCTCGTTTTCATGCAGTTTGAACGCAAAGCCGACAGCTCGCTCGTGCCGCTTCCTGCCACGCATGTGGATACAGGAATGGGCTTCGAACGCTTGTGTATGGCGGTTCAGGCTAAGACTTCCAATTATGATACAGACGTTTTTCAAAATACAATTCAGGTTTTGGAAACATTGTCCGGCAAGCGATACGGCGTTAATGATGAGCCATTTGCGGACATTGCAATGCGCGTTATTGCAGACCATATCCGGGCAGTTGCATTTGCAATCACGGATGGTCAGCTGCCTTCCAACAACAAAGCTGGTTACGTTATCCGCCGGATTTTGCGCCGCGCAGTTCGTTATGGTTATTCCTATCTTGGTTTTCAAGAGCCGTTTTTCTACAAGCTGGTCCCTGTTCTGGCTGAGCAGTTTAAAGATGTTTTCACGGATCTGAAATCACAGGAAGAATTTGTGACGCGGGTGATCCTGGAAGAAGAAAAAAGCTTTTTAAGAACGCTTGAATCGGGCTTGAAACGACTGGATGTGATTGTGCATTCTTTGAAAGAGAAGGGCATTAATACCATAGCCGGTAACGAGGTTTTTGAACTGAGCGACACATTTGGCTTTCCGGTTGACCTTACCGCGCTTATCGCAAGGGAAAAAGGGTTTCAAATTGATGAAACAGGTTTCCAGGATGCATTGAGAGAACAGAAAAACCGATCGAGACAGGATGCGGCGAAAGAGGCGACAGACTGGATCGAGCTGCGTGAGGCGGACGGCGTTGAGTTTTTAGGATATGATTTTGAAGAAACGCACAGCCAGATTATCAAATATCGCAAGGTTAAGACGAAAACGGGCGAAGAATATCACATTGTCCTGGACCGCACACCGTTCTACGCTGAAATGGGTGGACAAGTTGGTGACACAGGCGTCCTGCTCCTGGATAACGGTCTGCCGGATGGTAAGAGAACGATCCGGATCATGGATACCAAGAAAGAAAACGACCTTTTTGTACATATTTCTTTGGATAAAAATCTGGATGATGCATTACAAAATGCAGGAATTATCGTCGCCAAAATCGATAGCGACCGCCGTGAGAAGATCATGGCAAATCACTCGGCAACGCACTTGATGCTGTCGGCAATGCGGGAAGTGCTGGGCACGCACATCGGCCAGAAGGGCTCTTACCTCAACGACGAAGTGCTGCGTTTCGACTTTTCCCACTTTGCGAAAGTGACCGACGAGGAACTGCAAAAAATTGAAGACCGTGTCAATGAAAAAATCCGTGAGGACATTGCATTGGACGAAAGAAGGAACGTACCGATCAAGCAGGCATTGGATCAGGGTGCAACGGCGACATTCGGTGAAAAATATGGCGATTTTGTTCGTCTGATTATTTTCGACCCGACTTACTCTTTCGAGCTTTGCGGTGGAACGCACATTCCATCAACGGGCCAGATCGGTGTTTTTAAATTTATTTCCGAAGGATCTGTATCCGCAGGCGTGCGCCGTGTAGAAGCGGTTACGGGTGCGAAAGCACTTGATATCATGCGTGAACAGGAAGCAACCCTGACCAGGATCAAAGATTTGCTCAAAAACCCAACGGATCTGATCAAGGCCGTGGAGAGCTTATTGGACGAACGCAATGCTTTGCAAAAAAGGATTGTTTCGCTTGAAAACGAAAAGATCCAGTCGCTGAAAACGACATTGATCGACAATATGAAAAAGCACAGCACATTTAACCTGATCGTAGAGAAAGTGGATGTACCAAATGCTGATTCATTAAAACAATTATCTTATGAATTGCGCGACCAGATCGAAAACCTGATCGCTATTTTTGGAACAGAAATCGCTGGTAAGCCGCAGCTTTCGGTGTTTATTGCTGAAAATATCGTGCATGAAACGGGTTTGAATGCTGGTAAGATCGTGAAAGATCTTGCGAAGGAAATTCGTGGCGGCGGTGGCGGTCAGCCATTCTTTGCAACCGCTGGCGGTTCGGACGCAAGCGGCCTGGACGCAGCATTGGATAAAGCGAAAGGGCTTTTCTAG
- a CDS encoding FecR family protein, giving the protein MNKELNYNIDDLLVKALLDETSVAEQIEINQWLSDSDDNQRYFEHFELIWNQSKQLAAQSAVDENAAWERFRKRTQKSREEAPVIPLFKPQKSFAFLRVAAMITATLCTGWLAYVFFGQNAEPQMLTVRSGAETVIDTLPDGSIVTLNKKSSIAYPAEFSGSKREVSLTGEAFFEVTKDKTKPFVIAVNDMTVKVLGTSFNVKDNAKKTEVIVETGLVEVAKNNEFVRISPKQKATVLKSHPALVKDETADDFYKYYRTNKLVCNDTPLWRLVEILNETYDANIVIGNERLNNMPINTTFDTKSLDSTLSLVSETLTIKVEHRGEQIILK; this is encoded by the coding sequence ATGAATAAAGAACTGAATTACAACATAGACGACCTGCTTGTCAAGGCTTTACTGGATGAGACGAGCGTCGCAGAACAGATCGAGATCAACCAATGGTTGTCCGACAGCGATGATAACCAGCGTTATTTCGAACATTTTGAACTGATATGGAACCAGAGCAAGCAACTCGCGGCGCAAAGCGCCGTAGATGAAAACGCGGCTTGGGAGCGGTTCCGCAAACGGACGCAGAAGAGTAGGGAAGAAGCGCCGGTAATCCCGCTTTTTAAACCCCAAAAGTCGTTCGCGTTCCTCAGGGTCGCTGCGATGATCACCGCAACTTTGTGCACAGGCTGGCTTGCATATGTATTTTTTGGTCAAAATGCAGAGCCGCAAATGCTGACCGTTCGATCGGGGGCAGAAACGGTGATCGATACGTTGCCCGATGGGTCCATTGTGACTTTGAATAAAAAATCAAGCATTGCGTATCCGGCCGAATTCTCTGGGAGCAAAAGGGAGGTGTCATTAACAGGCGAGGCGTTTTTTGAGGTCACCAAAGACAAGACCAAACCGTTTGTGATCGCTGTGAATGATATGACCGTTAAGGTTTTGGGGACCAGTTTTAATGTGAAGGACAATGCAAAGAAGACAGAAGTGATCGTGGAAACCGGTTTGGTTGAAGTGGCTAAAAACAACGAGTTTGTCCGCATTAGTCCAAAGCAAAAAGCAACGGTGCTTAAATCGCATCCCGCACTAGTTAAGGATGAAACGGCAGATGATTTTTACAAATATTACAGGACAAACAAGCTGGTTTGCAACGATACGCCTTTGTGGAGATTAGTGGAAATACTGAATGAAACTTACGACGCCAACATTGTGATTGGAAATGAACGTCTGAACAACATGCCTATCAACACCACATTTGATACAAAGTCGCTGGACAGCACATTGAGCCTGGTTAGTGAAACATTAACAATAAAAGTTGAGCATAGAGGAGAGCAGATCATTTTGAAATAG
- a CDS encoding KilA-N domain-containing protein, whose product MPTKNTTIQVSGQEIALMNINDNDFISLTDIAKHKNPELAGQLVLNWLRTRFTIEFMGLWEQMHNSNFKVIEFDDFKNDAGSNSFVLSPKQWIEKTNAIGLISKSGRYASGTFAHKDIAFEFASWISPSFKLYLIKEFQRLKSEESDRLKQSWNLQRTLVKVNYTIHTDAIKAHLIPKSLNREQCSAIYASEADLLNMALFGMTAKDWRHQNKGITGNVRDNASIEQLVILSNLESINAMLIQQKLSASDRLVQLNQIAITQMRSLLNITHVKKLE is encoded by the coding sequence ATGCCGACAAAAAACACAACCATTCAAGTTTCAGGGCAGGAAATCGCCCTTATGAACATTAATGACAACGATTTCATTTCTCTCACAGACATTGCCAAGCACAAAAATCCGGAGTTAGCCGGACAGCTCGTCTTAAATTGGCTCAGGACAAGATTCACAATTGAATTTATGGGACTGTGGGAACAGATGCATAATTCGAATTTTAAAGTCATCGAATTCGATGACTTTAAAAATGATGCTGGCAGCAATTCATTTGTGTTGTCACCCAAGCAATGGATTGAAAAAACGAACGCTATCGGCCTGATTTCCAAAAGTGGACGGTATGCCAGTGGCACATTTGCCCACAAGGATATTGCCTTTGAATTCGCATCCTGGATCTCTCCATCATTTAAATTGTACTTGATTAAAGAATTCCAGCGCCTGAAATCAGAGGAGAGCGATCGTCTGAAACAAAGCTGGAATCTGCAAAGAACACTTGTCAAGGTAAACTACACGATTCATACCGATGCGATCAAAGCTCATCTTATTCCAAAATCGCTGAACAGGGAACAATGCAGTGCGATTTATGCAAGCGAAGCGGATCTTCTCAATATGGCGCTCTTTGGAATGACTGCCAAAGACTGGCGTCATCAAAATAAAGGGATTACGGGCAATGTGCGGGATAATGCGTCCATTGAGCAACTAGTTATCCTCTCCAATTTAGAAAGCATTAATGCAATGCTCATCCAACAAAAGTTAAGTGCTTCGGATAGACTGGTTCAACTTAATCAAATCGCGATTACACAAATGCGGTCACTTTTAAACATTACGCATGTGAAGAAGCTGGAATAG